In Rhodopirellula bahusiensis, the DNA window CACCGAATGGAACGAATGGATTTCGCTGGGTTGCTTCCTCGCCGCCTACGTCTTCGGCGGCTATTACACCGTCACCGAAGCGATCGAGAAAATCCGAGCCGGCAAGTTTGAGATCGACTTCCTGATGATTGTGGCTGCCGCCGGTGCTGCGTCGCTGGGAGCGTGGGCCGAGGGTGCGTTGCTGCTGTTCCTGTTCAGCATCGGTCACGCCTTAGAAGGCTACGCGATGGGGCGAGCCAAACGTGCCATCGAAGCCTTATCGGAACTGGCCCCGAAAACCGCACGAGTTCGACGCGATGGCAACGAATCTGAAATCCCCGTCGAAGAGCTGGTCGTTGGCGACATCGTCATCATCAAACCGGACGAACGAGTCCCGGCGGACGGTTTCGTGACCGCCGGAGAGTCCAGCATCAACCAAGCACCGATCACTGGCGAGAGTGTCCCCGTGGACAAGCAACCGGTCGACGACGTTGCCGCTGCCGCATCTGATCCAGAATCGCTTCCGCCGGAGCATCGTGCATTCGCGGGAACGATCAATCAATCCGGCTCGCTCGAAATCCAAGTCACCAAACTCGCATCCGAAAACACGCTGGCTCGCGTCGTCACGATGGTCAGCGAAGCGGAAACGCGGGTGTCGCCAACGCAGAAGTTCACCAAGAAGTTCGAGCGATACTTTGTCCCGTCGGTCATTGCCGGTGTCGTACTGTTGATGTTCGCACCGCTCGTCATCGACGAAACCTTCAGCGAATCGTTCTATCGAGCGATGGCGGTTCTGGTCGCCGCCAGCCCATGTGCGTTGGCGATCGCAACACCCAGTGCGGTGTTAAGCGGCGTCGCCCGAGCGGCACGCGGCGGAATACTTGTCAAAGGTGGCGGACCACTGGAAAGCCTCGGCAGTCTCGACTCGATTGCGTTTGACAAAACCGGAACACTCACCGAAGGCGAACCCAAAGTCACCGACGTTCGCACCGCTGACGGTGTCGATGAAGCCGAACTGTTGAGAACAGCAATCGCCGTCGAAGACCTCAGCAAGCATCCGCTTGCTAAAGCGGTCGTTCGCGACGGAAAAGAGAGATTGGGAGACGGGGAGTCTGGGAGTGGGGGAGCGATTCCTGATGCGACTGATTTGCAGAGTATCACCGGTCGCGGCATTCAAGCGACGGTCGAAGGAGACATTGTTCACATTGGCAAAGACGATCTGTTCGCCGAAGTCGACGGGCCACCGCTGCCAGACAGCGTACGCGAGATTGTCGAATCGCTGGAAGAGAACGGACGCACAACGATGATCGTCCGGCGCGGTGATCGTTACCTCGGCGTGATCGGTTTGATGGACACACCCCGTGAAGCCTCCAAGCGAACGATCTCGCGGCTTCGCGAGCTCGGCATCGAGCGGATGATTATGATTTCGGGCGACAACCGAAAGGTCGCCAATGCGGTCGCGAAGGAAGTGGGTCTCGACGAAGCCCGCGGCGACTTAATGCCCGACGATAAGGTCAATGAAATTAAGAAGCTGCAGAGTGAAGGCGGCGTCGCAATGGTCGGAGACGGAGTCAACGACGCCCCGGCGATGGCATCCGCTTCCGTCGGTATCGCGATGGGAGCCGCCGGAAGCGACGTGGCTCTTGAAACTGCTGATGTTGCCTTGATGGCTGACAATCTCGACCACTTACCGCTGGCCATCGGCCTCAGCCGCGCCACACGCCGCATCATCCGTCAAAACCTCTGGATGAGTCTCGGCATGGTCGCGTTCCTCGTCCCCGCCACCATCCTCGGCCTGAACATCGGCCCCGCGGTTGCACTTCACGAAGGCAGCACGCTCGTCGTCGTTTTCAACGCATTGCGACTATTGGCATACAAACAATAGAGGTCATTCGCGAGTCAATGTTTCAATGCCAATGCATTCGTTTCTTCGTTTTCCAAGTCCGCAATCAGTCGTTGCATCTCCGCGATCTCCTTCTTTTGGGTTTGGATGATTTGGTCGGCCAGTTCGCGGACTCGAGGGTCGGTGATTTCGGCTCGTTCGCTGGTCAGGATCGCGATCGAGTGGTGTGGGATCATGGCTTTCATCCACGAGACATCTTCAACGGTCTCCTGGCTGCGTACGAGGTACAGCGAACCAGCGAAGACGGCGACGCTGGTAGCGAAAATGGCCACGTTGGTCTTCCTACTCTTATACATGCCGAGCATGAACGACAACATAATCATTGCCATCGTCGCTCCCATGACGAGTGCCATGTAGAAGCGAGTCTCGCTCCAGTAGACGTGGTCGATCGCGTAGGTGTTCAAATACATCAACAACAGCATGACTGCGGTCGAAGTGGCGATCATCGCTCCAAAAAGTCGGTAGTTGGACATGCCGTTTTCCTTGCTCTGTTTGTGATTCGAGTGCCCAAACGAATTTGCAAATACGGAGCCGAGGTATCCGAATGCCAGGAGAAATATCAAATTCCAACGCGAAGTCGCGATGGCCAGTGTGATGCGCGACCGCATTGGTCGGAAATCGCCGTGGCACGCCGAACGCAAAGGCCGCTAGTACCCCCCTCGGGTATCGGTGCAATCTGACAAATGGAGCATCGCAGTGAGAGCAATGACAAAGAGCCAATCGACGACGCAACGGTCAAGGGCGGTGCGGGCGGCGATCGCGCTGCGCTCCGCCAGATTTACGAGGCCACTGCGGATCGCGTCTTCCGCTTAATGGTGCGGATGGTCGGTCAACAGGACGCCGATGACTTAACGCAGCAAACGTTTGTTCGAGCGTTCACGAAGCTCGATCAATTCAGTGGCGAGTCGAAGTTTGAGACGTGGCTGTATCGACTGGCCACCAACGAAGCTTTGCAGCATTTGCGCCGTGAGAAACACCGGCGGACCAAAGAACTAGTGGTCGAGCCGACCGCTGACCAAACCGACCACGTCGAGCAAGACGAACGAGTCGCGATGGTACGAACTGCCCTCGATCAACTCGATCCGGAACTACGGGCGATCTTCACGCTCAAAGAAGAGAGCGGTTTGTCGTACCAAGAAATCGCCGCCACGCTCGGCATCCCCGAAGGCACGGTCGGTTCGAGGCTCAATCGGGCGCGGCGGGAATTGAGAAGATTGATTGGCAAAGGACGATGATTTGCGCGCCCGAAAACTCTCGTCGGTGTGCCTGCACTTAAACGCAACCGTTTACCTAGGAGAAGCATGTCAGAATCAAAGCAGAGTCGTGGAATCAACTGGTCGGCCATTTCAGCGATCGCCGCCATTGCAGCGGTCGTCATTGGGGTTCGGTACAACGCCAAACAACTGGAGCTTTCGACGAGTCAGCTCAGTCAACAACGTCAGCAATTTGAGGCTCAGTTGGAAAGACAGATGAAGCCTTTTGTCGCATTCGATCGGGTGACATTTAGCTTCCCAATTGAATCATCGGATGTTCAGAACAGACGTTTTGATTTCATCCGCAAGGATGGGATGGTGGTTGATCAGATACCGATCCCCTCGCTGACGAATTATGGACCTGGTCCAGCGCTGCACGTCGAAGTCAGTTACGAAGGGACAGTCAAGACACTTTCACCGACCGCTCCCATGCACCTGCTGCCACAGCAGCAGGCTCGATACTTTGCAATCCCAGGTGCAATCAACGATGCGAGTGATCCTAAGCGGTCCACGAAGGAGAGCGTGTTGATCCGCTGTCGCGACTCGCGGGGCCGCCAGCACCAGACGGAGCAGGAATACACCTGCAGCGTCGATATCGAGAACAAAAC includes these proteins:
- a CDS encoding DUF305 domain-containing protein, whose product is MSNYRLFGAMIATSTAVMLLLMYLNTYAIDHVYWSETRFYMALVMGATMAMIMLSFMLGMYKSRKTNVAIFATSVAVFAGSLYLVRSQETVEDVSWMKAMIPHHSIAILTSERAEITDPRVRELADQIIQTQKKEIAEMQRLIADLENEETNALALKH
- a CDS encoding RNA polymerase sigma factor, translating into MEHRSESNDKEPIDDATVKGGAGGDRAALRQIYEATADRVFRLMVRMVGQQDADDLTQQTFVRAFTKLDQFSGESKFETWLYRLATNEALQHLRREKHRRTKELVVEPTADQTDHVEQDERVAMVRTALDQLDPELRAIFTLKEESGLSYQEIAATLGIPEGTVGSRLNRARRELRRLIGKGR
- a CDS encoding heavy metal translocating P-type ATPase, which gives rise to MNKQKIEMSVLLPSVTDANDLCVERLTNLLVSRAGIDEAHVTQATGDNPQSICIHYDSDVVSTGDVRALAKRTGAQLDQRYGHWLGTSDAMHARRASAIESRLSGIDGVLEAVVAPDGAVRVEYDRQQTSEEAIEKAFGQWAANSSVVAEDHADHKHDEEGHEDDHDHAGHGHAHGGIFGPKSELIFAILCGTFLLVGWLIETFTEWNEWISLGCFLAAYVFGGYYTVTEAIEKIRAGKFEIDFLMIVAAAGAASLGAWAEGALLLFLFSIGHALEGYAMGRAKRAIEALSELAPKTARVRRDGNESEIPVEELVVGDIVIIKPDERVPADGFVTAGESSINQAPITGESVPVDKQPVDDVAAAASDPESLPPEHRAFAGTINQSGSLEIQVTKLASENTLARVVTMVSEAETRVSPTQKFTKKFERYFVPSVIAGVVLLMFAPLVIDETFSESFYRAMAVLVAASPCALAIATPSAVLSGVARAARGGILVKGGGPLESLGSLDSIAFDKTGTLTEGEPKVTDVRTADGVDEAELLRTAIAVEDLSKHPLAKAVVRDGKERLGDGESGSGGAIPDATDLQSITGRGIQATVEGDIVHIGKDDLFAEVDGPPLPDSVREIVESLEENGRTTMIVRRGDRYLGVIGLMDTPREASKRTISRLRELGIERMIMISGDNRKVANAVAKEVGLDEARGDLMPDDKVNEIKKLQSEGGVAMVGDGVNDAPAMASASVGIAMGAAGSDVALETADVALMADNLDHLPLAIGLSRATRRIIRQNLWMSLGMVAFLVPATILGLNIGPAVALHEGSTLVVVFNALRLLAYKQ